A window of Loxodonta africana isolate mLoxAfr1 chromosome 3, mLoxAfr1.hap2, whole genome shotgun sequence genomic DNA:
GGATCATCCCACCAGGTATACCACCCAGACTAGCAGAGATACTTTTCAAGGGTGAGGGGAACTGAGAATGGATAGTTGAGAAGGAAAATGCTGGGAATCAGCCTTGAGACCACCTGCAGTAGCAGAAGCTCTAATTTGTTCCACTGACCCCCCTCATAATTTGTCTTCCCTAAAAAAGTACCATAGGAACCATGGAGGACCTATGCTCAGAATTTATACAAAGAAGTCTATCCAAATGGCCCAAGGGGTGGACTGTAGTGAATGCTGTGCTGTGTCATCAAGATCCTCCTTCAGGGTTAAATAATTATTCTTCCAGGTGTGGGGAGTATGGCTATCTGAGACGCCTTAACCTTCAGTCTTCTTTGAGCAGTGCCTCAGCTAAAGTAAGCTGCCTCATCCCAGGTCACACCCCTCAGATCTCTTGTTGTGGGAAGCATAACCGACTAGCAATCCCCTGAATCCACCAATGAGTTTGTGCTGAGGTATCACTTCTGGGCTGCTCCCAGTCACTGACTGAGCACAGCAGGGTACAGGGGCAGGCCAATTCCTCATCTTGTTAGTTCTTAAATAGTATCAAAATTATTGACTGCTTTGCTTGTCTTCAGCACGACCTCTCTGCCTCCGTAACTTTGTGAACACCAAGTGACCCACAAAATCTCCAAAGGTTCTTTAAGGCAAACACATCACAGGGTGGAATTCTACACTAAGGGCAATGGTTCCTAGGTTTGGTTCTTTGAAGAAGTTAAACTTTCTTTAGGGGATACCTTGTAGGTTTTAAATCAAGCCAAACAAAGTTGAGTTCCCCCTTGCAGGAAATAAATCCATCTCTCCACACAGCTGCCTACAAAGAGACAGTCATTCTGTTACCTTTTTTTGTACCCAAGGGACATGAATGACTTGGAGAATAGAAGACAACAGAACaatttatttaatgagaagctctAAGAATTCAACCCCAGAGACTCTGGAAACATTAAACATGTCCTCTTTGCCCCTCACCTGTAAATTCTCTGATCCCAGACTAAGGAAAACCCAGTTGGTCTTCCCAGAGACAGAccacagagaagagaaagagctTCAGTGATACAATTGGAGACAATCAATGAGTCCTGATCAGGGTTGGGGTATAAGAAGGAAAAGAGACCAGAAAGTGGGTACTGGGTCACACCTCTATGATAATGAGACTGGGACAGTCCTGTATTTATTTAGTTTATGAAGGTGAAGTCCCTGTATGTAGAAGGTACCTTAGCTTCCACTGCTGCCAGTCTTTCCAGCTCTCTTCTGTTTCATTCGTCTTTCTGAAATCTGGATTCTCTCTCCAAGAAGAGTTGGAAATGGCCATTTCTTGATTGTGTTATTTTCCAAAGAGGCTCCATCTCAGCAACTTTTACATTTTATCTTATCTTTTTTACCAAACACCACTTCACTCTCTTCCACTAATTGTAGGTTGCTGTTACATTTCCTACATTCAAAATTTATTCACTAACTATTCAAGGAGTGTCTATTATGTACAAGGTATTGTGTATTTAGACATTAGATTGGATTTTTCTGTACATTTCCTAACTAATTTTACCTCAGATGAAAGCTATTGGTttctaaatatttgtttaatatctAGCTGCCTTACTGATAGCAattaatagtttattttgttATTCTCCTTAGTGTCTACAATATCAACTATGGGTAATATAATTATTTCCTCCATTTCTGTGCTCAggtccattttcttttcttatcttaCCAATCTCTTTAAAATGATCAGAAGGAAGTGGAAGGATTGACATGGGAGTCAATTGCCTTGATCTGTTCATGAATTTAacaaaaatatttgtgttttaatATAGAGTATTCTGTTGGCTATGGTTTCAAAACAGTGAGTCTTTATTGGGTTAAGAaattgtctttaattttcttgtttACCTAGAGGCTcttccttggctgctaaccatgacAATGGCtgttaaattttatcaaatgcattttctgttgTGATTCTGGTTATGATTTCTTTTCACTAACATATTTTTGTGTTAAATTATGTTGACAAAAATTCTAAAATTAAACCAGATTCCCATTACTGGAGTAGGTACTTCTTGTTCATGATGTATTATGTTAAAATAGATACGAATGCATTTTACTATTAAATTTTGTGTTTATATTTAGGCATGCGATGagcctgattattttctttttgtgataTAGTTGGCCATTTGGTCTCAATTCCTATTATGCATCTAACATTCATATTTGTTGAGCATCTACTACATGTCTAACACATAGTAAGTTCCTGAAGAGACAATGGTGAGCAAACAGAGTCACAATCTATGACccacaaataaacataaaattaccaacATGAAAGGTACATCTAGGAGCAGTCCTGGGTGCTCTGCTTATGGATCTCACAAGCTCTGTCCTTCCAGGTTCTCATTCTCTGCTCTCCATTTCCCTGGACTCTCAAATTCCTTCCATTATCAAACTCACCATCCACAGGGCAACTGAACTTCTGTCCTCTTACTTAGTCTACAATGCTTGTCTTTTCCTTACTTCCTCTGAGTGACAATTACCCATCCTTCCTCTCTCAGCTCAAATAATCCTATTTCAGAGAAGTCTTCCCTAACCACCTCCCCAGACTAAATTGTGTCCtcaattatttctttttaattaattaacaTTCTTTGCACTTGAAAAAGCCCTAGTGGAGCAGTGTttaaaccacttggctgctaaccgaaaggttgatggttcaaatccactagctgctcaacaggggaaaaatgtggcagtctgcttcggtaaagattacagccttggaagccctatggggcagttctactctgtcctgtagagtcactataagttggaattgactcgatggcaacggattttatTTATGCATGAATAATACTGTTCGTTTTTCTGTCATGGAGAATGTAAACATTTATTTTCAAATCTTAAGCATgaattctaattttctttagtatgaTTTGCTCTacagaagttttttaaaaagtttttttaatcaaatttattCGTCATATTCTTTGTAATTCACtccacgatttttttttttttagttgtactttctcattaaacagcttctcattaaacagcacacagactgtttcatgacattgattaacaaccccacgacatgcctGTATTTTATCGTAACGGTCGTGTGTTTTCATTTCCTCCTCTTTTCTACATAGTCTACATGCCCTTTCCACCTCTTGGAAGAATCCTTCTGGCTGGCAGTCTCTGAAAGAGGAAGCCATAGGAATCTTCACTAATTAGAATTGCTGGATAGAAGTTAAAAGAGGTAACAGGCCTATTTTATTTACAATGATTATTTTCCATCCTGGATGGCAGCCCACATTTCATGGAGATATTGATAAATGATAGCCATGTAGGACAGATTTATTGTGATGATgataaaaacagaagtttataatTATCCAGTGTCTGCTGTATGCTACAAGCCCCACACTAGAAAATGTACATGCTATATCTCAGTTAATTCACTCATCAATCTCATTGTGAAAGGAAATATTTACTACTCCCATTGCAAAGGTGAGGTATCTGAAGCTAAGAAGCTTAAGGAACTTTcttaaggtcacacaggtagtaaCTTGGTGGAGCCAAAATTTATCCAGGCAGTATGATTCAAATAACCATTTTAAAAATCACAGCTCTATACTGTACCTTGGGGGAGTTATGTAATCAAAATACTTGTCATAAAGCAATTTGATAATagtaattattatattttttttgaGATCCTCTTGTGCACAAAGGGATTTCTAAACTTTACAAAGAAGGTAATAGTAATaaacctatttttaaaaagaaaaaagtaaggcACTATAAGTTTAATGGTCACATCTATACAAAGTGTCAGTTCACAGAATAAGGGATGCAGTGTTAACTCAGATGACCATTCATCACTATTATAGAGCTATCAGGCTGAAGGGAGTTTGGGAATCATACAGGAAAATACACTAAGTGTTCACACAAAATATCTCCAATTAGTTTGGAAAGGTCATATCAAAGAAAACATTGCTTTATGGGCATTGATTCAAATAGAAGAGTTAGAACAAGAGAATAGAAAACAGAGTGGTTTCTGATAAATGAAAGAAAGTCTGAACGATCATGCACATTTAAAATGGAAAAGGGCTACCCGTGACCAAGAGAGTCACTGTCATTGGAAGGATTTAATAGAGGTGGTATTGTAAAGTGGTATTGTAAAGGTGATGACTGGTTGAGATGCCAGCTGGATATTCGGTGAACCTTACTCATGCCTTCTCCTCTAGAAGGCACACGAGCTACATGGAAGAAGGAAACCAAACAAAAGTTTCACAGTTCCTCCTGCTAGGCCTCTCAGAGGATCCTGAACTTCAGCCCCTCTTCTTCGGACTCTTCCTGTCCATGTACCTGGTCACTGTGCTTGGGAACCTACTTATCATCCTTGCCGTCAGCTTTGAcccccacctccacacccccatgtacttcttcctgtcCAACTTGTCCTTTGTTGACATCTGTTTCATCACCACCACGGtcccaaagatgctggtgaacatcCAGACACAGAGCAAAGACATCTCCTACATAGGATGCCTCACTCAGGTGTATTTCTTCATGATTTTTGCTGGACTGGACAATTTCCTCCTGTCCatgatggcctatgaccggttTGTGGCCATCTGTCACCCCCTGCACTACACAGTCGTCATGAACCCTCTCCTCTGTGTCTTATCAGTTCTGATATCTTGGATCATCATTTTCTGGGTCTCTCTGCTTCATATTCTACTGATAACACGGCTGAACTTCTGTATAGGCACTGAAATTCCCCATTTCTTCTGTGAACTGGCTCAGATTATCAAAGTGGCCTGTTCTGATACCCTCATCAATAACATCTTCTTGTATGTGGCAACTGCCCTGCTGGGTGTGTTTCCTTTCACAGGGATCCTCTTCTCTTACTCTCAGATTGTCTCCTCCTTAATGAGGATGTCCTCTGCTGGGGGCAAGTATAAGGCATTTTccacctgtgggtctcacctctctGTTGTCTCCTTGTTCTTTGGGTCAAGTCTTGGGGTTTACCTTGTTCTTCTGTGACCCATTCTTCCCAGAAAAGCTCAGTAGCCACGGTGATGTACACTGTGGTCAcccccatgctgaaccccttcATCTATAGTCTAAGGAATAAGGATATGAAGGGGGCCCTTGGAAGGCTTCTCAGTAAAGTAGTCTCTTGTAAGTGATAAGACCCTGGCTGGCCTTTGGGATAAGTGGACTTTGTTGGCTCCAAAAGCAAATGCCATTAATTAAATATTCTGATAGTTTTTCTCCCACCAAAGACATGCTTCATTTCTGTTATTCCCAAAACATCCATGACTTTGATCTCTACTTGTTTTTGTACTGTTTTTGctccattcctattttggtaattctttttgatttctcttccctacATGTTGTCTAAAAATTTCTGTCTTTGGTTAGCTTTCTTTTAGCCATTTCTGAAATTTACAACCTTACATTTGAAGCATTTATTATGTCAAGTACTGACATGGTTTCTCCAAAAATTAACCCCTCAACATTGATGCTCTTCACCTTAATTTGGTTGTGTATATGTTTTTCTTTCAGTGAAATGGATTTAAAATTATGCAATAGTTATAACCATGTGCTTGCCACATCATTGAAATTTGCTCTGGCCTCCTTCTGTGACAGACACACCAGCTACATGCTGAACCCCTTCATCTGCAACATTTTTGAGATATATTCTCACAATTACCCCAGTTTTCAGAGGAAAAGATTAAGATTGGAATGTATTCAAACCCAATAAGTTGATGTTGAGCCCACTTTCTAACTTTGCTATCCTTCTTTTCATAAGCATAGTGATGTGATTTTCAGCTTCAAGGGTGACAATCAAGATTTGAAAGCTGGTTTGTTCAGATAATTCATAGTAATATCCTACTTAGGATAACTCTTACGTGTTGCTTTATTCTTTTGgtcctttccttccttcatttctctccttatttcctttcattctttcttccttcttccttctggcCTTTATTTTCCATCATTGTGGCTTTAAATCCCCAGGGTCCTAAAACATGTAATAATGAGTACAATAGAATAAGAGTTGTTATTTatgaggtttatttttttttttctgagactgTCCAGAGGTGTCATCAAGAATGATAGTTCCAAAAAAAAGGCAGTTACTCATCTCTGAAATAGCCACTTTAATTAATGGTGCTGTGATAGCTGAATTTCCACATAGAAAAATAGAAAGCTGAATCTGAGCCTCActccatatataaaaattaactcaaaatggatgaaggaCCCAAATGTAAGAACTGAAACCATGGAACTTGTAGAAGTAAGCCTTCAGTATATAATATTTAACAATGAATTCTGAGATATGAagccaaaagcatgagcaaaaaAGATAAGGCAGGTAAATggaactttatcaaaattaaaagttttgTGTATCAAGGAATatgatgaagaaagtgaaaaggcaaactagaaaatggaagaaaatatctgGCAGTCATAtttctgataagggtttaatattcagaacatgtgaagaactcctacaattcaaaaacaaaaaagacaacccaattaaaaagtaaaGGGCTTgcgtagacatttctccaaagaagataaataaatggtcaataagcacatgaaaagatgctcgacctcactaaaaaaagaaaaaagaaacgttgccatcaagttgattccgactctagcaaccctacaagacaaggtagaactgccccagagtttccaaggatggtGGAATCAAACTATTgatttttcggttagcagcctgagctcttaactactgcaccaccagggctccataagttttccagggagctgctggtgaatttgaactgttgaccttttggttagcagctgtagctcttaaccactgcaccaccagggttcccaacctCATTAGTCAgtaggaaatgcaaatcaaaaccacgatgtgataccacttcacacccactaggctgtctattatcagaaaaatggaaaataataagagttggtgaggatgtagagaaattagtGCTctggcattgctggtgggaaagtgAATGGTGCAGCCACTGAGGACAGCAGTTttgtgcttcctcaaaaagataaacatagaatGAATATATGACCAGAGATTCCACACCAGGGTGTACACCACAAAGAACTGAAACCAGGGACTCAAACAGGTACTTGTATACCAGGTCCATTGCAGCAtcactcacaatagccaaaaggtagaaacaaccaaaacgtctatcaactgatgaataaaaaaacaaaatgtggtaaatatatacagTGGAAAGTTATTCCACCATAAAAAGGAATTAAGTTCTAACATATGATGacatgaatgaatcttgaaaatattatattaagtgaaataagccagacacaaatgacaaatatgatgccatttatatgaaatgtctagaatagaaaaacgcatagagacagaaagtagactagaggTTACCAGGAGGCCGGGGGGAGTggaaaatggggagttattgcttaatgggtacagagtttctgtttggggtgatgaaaatttttGGAAACAAACAACAGTGATGTTTGTGATTAATGCTACtggattgtacacttgaaaagggttaaaatggcaaattttatgtctGTATTTATCACAGTAAAATAAATCACTTGGAAATATCTATTCAGATTCTCACATGTGAGATGTGCCACCTTCCAGGTCACCCACTCAGGCCCCCAAATTTTTTCAGTTCAGCTCTGCTTTTCTTCTCTCCCCATATGAAAACAATCAAATCCTTGTGAGATTCTAtatgaggaaggaagaggtctccgaatagactagactagattTTATCTCATTGCAAGCACTTTCTTTAAGACTCTGGCTGTGTTTTTAGAAGCATGGTGGATTCATGGATGCCAGCATTCTGTCAGTGGCCAGCACTAGAGCGCACAAGTCCTTTCTTAGGCAGAGTCAGGTAGCGCCTCTACCAACTTCCATGTGATTTAATTCTCTTTATGTAACATTTGATAacagctttctttcttcttttcctaccCACATTGATGGTAGAAATTAAAAAATCTGTCTCCTTGATATGTAATTGGTTGATTTACTGATATTTTTTATTACTTAGGGCTGTCACTGTTTCATCTAAATGATTTTCTCAGGACTGATGACAACATTCAGGATACTAAGATAGGAGAAACAGGAGATGaaaaccctgttttttttttttttttctcttctaaaaGAAACACTGTAGATACCCATGTTTGGGTAAATAAttaaatccacaagagccaaggtgtgtgtgtatgtatattgtACCGATCTTGGAAATTTTTGTGTCCCAGGATATTTTCCCTTACAATTTTCAAACATGGTAGCATCTTTAATTTTTGCAATTTTGGGTCTAACTCTCAGTTTATTGCATTAGTAATGTTATGTTAAATAAGCTGATGTACTTGTAATGTCACTTACCTATCATGATTAGTCTTTCaagtgtgtgcctgtgacaccaATTGTGCCATTTGGGAAGGAGATGCTATGATGGAGTTAAGAGTATAAGAGAATTATGGGTTATATGGGGGTGGTGCCTgtgtaaaataaaaaggaaaagaagcaggATTGACCAGGGAAAGCCTTAAGACCACAGTGCAAATCTGACACCTCTGAAAGGgaagagaggagaaggcaggattAGGCACCACCCTCAGATGGTGAGCCCTCTGGAGCAAGCATTTCCCCTTTGGCGGAGTCTCTGTTTGGTAGAAACGGCCAGGCCCTATTACCCTGGGAGCAGCATAATCTTGAAAGCTGAACCCAAACCTCAAAGCACTAACTAAGGCTGTCATCTAACCAAACTTTTTGCagctgaaccaaaaccaaaccaaacccgttgccttcgagtcgattctgactcatagcgaccccttagAATTCTTTCTTAAAGAAAGAGCCAGATGTCACACCTTCTTGGCTGCCACATTTATTTCAGTGTCTAATCTTGAAGAATGATCAATGTTGGACCAATTTCTATTGACTTAGTTTTAGTTTCTTAAACTGATGACTAACTCTCTCAGACACCagctttaaagaaaattttaaaatttgtttactATCTTCCTTTAGTTTTGGTTCAGTCTACATATTAT
This region includes:
- the LOC100664757 gene encoding LOW QUALITY PROTEIN: olfactory receptor 7D4-like (The sequence of the model RefSeq protein was modified relative to this genomic sequence to represent the inferred CDS: inserted 1 base in 1 codon); its protein translation is MPAGYSVNLTHAFSSRRHTSYMEEGNQTKVSQFLLLGLSEDPELQPLFFGLFLSMYLVTVLGNLLIILAVSFDPHLHTPMYFFLSNLSFVDICFITTTVPKMLVNIQTQSKDISYIGCLTQVYFFMIFAGLDNFLLSMMAYDRFVAICHPLHYTVVMNPLLCVLSVLISWIIIFWVSLLHILLITRLNFCIGTEIPHFFCELAQIIKVACSDTLINNIFLYVATALLGVFPFTGILFSYSQIVSSLMRMSSAGGKYKAFSTCGSHLSVVSLFFGSSLGVYLXSSVTHSSQKSSVATVMYTVVTPMLNPFIYSLRNKDMKGALGRLLSKVVSCK